The following DNA comes from Chitinophaga nivalis.
AACGTACCGGTGTGATACAGGCGCCGGTAGATTCGGTATATAAGCATATCAACAACCTGCGGGAGTGGGAAAGCTGGAATCCCTGGACCCGGCCGGATACTACGGCTACGCTGGTGTATGCCGCTAATCCGGTGGGCGTAGGCGCCTGGTACAGTTGGGAAGGGCAACTGAATAAAGGAAAAGTAACGATTACCGGCAGCGACCGGGATAAAGGCGTACACTATACCATGGATATACAACATATGCGGCCGGTAAAAGGCGGCATTGAAGTAAAAGCGACGGTCGACGGCAAAGCCACTGCTATCTTCTGGCATATGGAAATAAAACTGGGCCTCGCCCCGTGGTGGAAATTGCGGGGATTTTTGTCGGACCGGATCTACGGACCTTCCATGGATCAGGGCCTGACGGAGCTGAGCCGGATTTGTGAAAAACGTTAACAGCTATCATGTAATTATTTTACCACTGGTCCTTTTCCAACGGCTTCCATATTTTTTTAGATTTAATTTGTTTGACAAATCTGATATATCTTCTATTTCAGCAACCACTTAAATCTATCAAATGAAACGTTTCTTATTGGCTATGTTATTCCTGGCATTCGCAGGCCTGGGATTTGCGCAGGAAAAAGCGCCTAAAAGCCCACGCGTAACTGTAGAAAACAAAGCTGTTAAAATCTCCTATGGCCAGCCTTCCAAAAGAGGCCGTGTCATTTTTGGTACCCTGGAATCTTTTGGTAAAGTATGGCGTACCGGCGCCAACGAGGCTACTGAAATCACCTTCAACAAAGACGTGGTATTTGGTGGTAAACCCGTAAAAGCAGGTACCTACACCTTATTCACGATTCCGGATCCTAAAACCTGGACCGTTATCCTGAACACTTCCCATGGTTTATGGGGTGCTTATGACTACGATAAAGTAAAAGATAAAGATGTGGTGAACATCCAGGTACCGCGCGAAGCGCTGAGCAAACCGGTAGAAAAACTGACTTTCACCCTACCAGCGAATGCGGTAGTATTTGAGTGGGACGATACGAAATTCACAGTGCCTGTGAAATAATCACAGCCTGGTATAAAAGAGAAAGGGAGTAGCGGGTGCTGCTCCCTTTCTCTTTTTTATGATGTCTGTAGCTGTACGAGTAAGGTACGGATACTGTCGTATACCTGTTCCAGCTGTTCGTCTGTGATACAGTAGGGTGGCAGGATGTATAAGGTATTACCCAACGGACGCAGCATAATACGCCGGGCTTTAAAGAAGCGGTGTAATTCATCTGCCAGGTTATTCGTATAACCATCTGCGTTAGGTGTTGTGATTTCAAACGCTAAAATGGTACCCAGCAGGCGGGCATTTTTAATGAGGGGAGATGCCTGTAATGTTTCCAGGAAACGGGTATGTAGGCCATTGATCCGGGTACGATTGGTTTTACAGGCCGGATCTGTGAACAGGTCCAGACTGGCCAACGCCACGCTGCAAGCCAGCGGATTGGCCGTAAAGGAATGCCCGTGAAATAGCGTTTTTAGCTTGTCGTTGGACAAAAAAGCATCGTAGATGGCAGCAGTGCAGGTAGTGATACCCAGCGCCATAGATCCGCCCGTAAGCCCTTTGGAGAGGCATATCATATCCGGTTGTACGGATACCTGCTCCATCGCAAAGTTGGTTCCGGTTCTGCCGAAGCCGGTCATCACTTCATCGGCAATCAGTAAAATATCTTTGGCCCTACAGTATTGCAGCAGCTGTTCGAAGCCGGCACGATCGTACATGATCATACCGCCGGCGCCCTGCAGCAGCGGTTCAAAAATAAAGGCCGCTATCTGCTCTGTTTGCAGGGCTTCAATATGTGCCATGATATCCGTTACGTTATCGGGAGTTGGTACATCCAGGAAATGTACTTCGAAGAGGAAGTCATCGAACACCCGGGTGAACACACTGCGCTGGCTAACGCTCATGGCGCCGAAAGTATCGCCGTGATAGGCATTTTTAAAGGCCAGTATTTTCTGTTTGCGCAGGCCTTTGTTATCCCAGTATTGAAGCGCCATTTTCAGGGCTACTTCCACGGCGGTAGAACCATTGTCGGAATAAAACACGCGGCGCTGGCCGGCCGGTAAAATTTGTAAGAGTCTTTCCGCCAGGTTCACGGCCGGTGGATGGGTATAGCCGGCAAAAATGCAATGTTGCAGCTGCAGTGCCTGAGCGGCCAGCTGCTGCGCAATATGCGGATGCGCATGCCCGTGAATATTTACCCACCAGCTGGAGGTAGCATCTATATAGCTGTTATTATCTTCATCAAAAAGAAGGGCGCCTTCACCACGAACAATACCAATTGGAGCGGGAGCCGTCTGCATCTGTGTGTACGGATGCCAGATGACCTCCTGGTCGCGGGCCGACAGGGAAGATGTTTGCATAGTTAGAATCATTTAGCCGCGGCGAAGGTACAACGGAATCATTTACCGGCTGTATTTGAGCAGGACCTTATACAGGTCTTCCGCTGCATAGGGTTTAGGCAGCATATCCTTTACCTGTAGTGCCGCAAGGCGTTCGCTCACCTCGGGCATAATGTCGGCGGTAAGTACAATGATAAAAGCATGCGGCTGCATGATTTTGATGTGGGGGATGGTTTCATAGCCATTCATTTCCGGCATATGCAGGTCCAGGATGATCCCATCAAAAGATTGCTCCAGCATTTTTTGCAAGGCCTGTTTGCCGTTGGTAGCGATGGTGAGGGTAGCACCGGATTTCTTGAGCTGTAGCTGCAGTACTTTGATGTTGATGGCATTATCTTCCACAATCAGTAACTGCATGCCTTCCAGGAAATCGGGCTCCAGGTCGTTGGTAGGATCATATAATACATGTTGCTGCTCCGGCATGGAGAAGCCGATGGTGAAACGGAAAGTAGCGCCGGCGCCTTTCTGACTCTCGAGGAAAATATGTCCCTTGTGCAGCTCCACCAGTTTGCGGGTGATGGCGAGTCCCAGCCCGGTGCCGCCATGGTGACGGGTAGTAGCCGCATCTTCCTGTACAAAGGTGTCGAATATCTTTTCGTGCATATGCGGTGCGATGCCAATACCGGTATCCTTGATGAGGAAACAGATCCGGCATTTGCCGCCCAGATAACCCTCCAGGTGCGCTTCCAGACTAACGGAGCCTTCATACGTGAATTTAATGGCGTTGTTCACCAGGTTACTCACCATTTGAGCCAGCCGTACCGGATCGCCCAGCAGTTGTTCCGGCAGTTCGCGGTCGATAGCCGTATACAGTTTGATATTTTTCGCCTTAGCCAGTGGCTGGTAGTTGCGGGCAATATCATCCAGCAGGGCATGCGGATTAAAAGGAATGTTTTCCAGTTCCACTTTGCCGGTTTCGATCTTGCTGAAATCCAGTATATCGTTGATAAGGCCCAGCAGGTGATGGGCGGAGAACTGCAGGCTGTGAATGGCTTCCGCATGTTCCGGCTGCCGGCTTTCTGCCAGTAAGCCGGAGATGCCTACGATGGCATTGAGCGGCGTACGTATTTCGTGGCTCATCACAGATAAAAATTCACTGCGTGCCCGCGCGGCTTTTTCGGCGGAGTCTTTGGCATCGAGTAGTTCCAGCTCCGTGAGTTTTTTGAAACTGATGTCCATGATGATGCCCCGGAAATGCGTCAGCTTGCCCAGGCTGTTGTACACCGGTTGCCCTAAGGTGCGCACCCAGGATCTTTTGCCTTTGGCAGAAATTTGCCGGAGTTCCAGGTCATACTCCATCTCTTCTTCCAGTAGCTTTTTGCGGGCCAAAATAAAACGGGGCCGGTCATCCGGATGATAGAAGCTGGCGGAGGAATCGAAGGTGATAGGAAAGTGGCGGGGCACTTCCCGTAAAGCATACACTTCGTCTGTCCAGTATAGTTCGCCGGTATTGATATTAAATTCCCAGCCGCCCATTTTACCCATCTGCTGACTGATGTTGAGCAGGTTATTGGCGCGCAGGTATTCGGATTGTGTTTGCAGGAGTTTATTGTCTTTGCGTTTTCTTTCCGTAATGTTCCGGATGAGGAGCAGCAGGCGTTTGGGGGAGGAAGGCTTCCCTTTGATCAGGCTCATTTTCAGGCCATACCATTGCGCGATGTTCTGCCGGATGTCGGGGTATTCATATTCCTGCGGGGCGCCGGACAACAATACCGCATCGGCCAGGCGGTTGAAGGCCTGTGCATGTTCTCCCATGACGGCGGAAATAGGTTGACCGATTACCTGTTCTTTGGGCCGGAACAGGAGGCTTTCCTGGTTACACCATACTTTGGTGAAACATTTATTTTCATCCATCTCAAACACAATATCATCGAGGGTACTGATCAGGGCATCCAGTTCCTGGGTGAGCTGCGTATTTAACCGTTCCATCTTCCGTTGTTCCTGCTCTTTCTGGCGGGTATGCAGGAAGATGCCCCAGGTTTGTAACAGCGGTTGTAAGCCAGCGATCATCTCCGGCGGATAACCACCGGGTCTGTTGGCGATGCCAATCATACCGGTGAGTTGCTGCTGATAGGTAATGGGTAACCCCAGCAATGTTTGTATCGGCGGATGATCAGGTGGTAGTCCGCCATGGCGGGTATCGGTCACGGGTTCATTATTGATCTGGGCTTCGCCACTGAGGATGACTTGTCCGAACAGGGGATGCAATTCCGTTAGTTGCAGCACCGGTGTTTGCAGTAGCGTGTAAGGTGGAGTGGTTGCCTGCCCGGTAGCCGGCGTAATGGCCAGGGTACGGAGATAGGGCAGGAGATGATGCTCCCGGACTACTTCACCGAAGATACCAATACTACTATTGGTAAGTGCCAGTATATCTGCCAGGCAATGTTCAAAAGCGGCCTGTATATGTTGACAGGCATCAAAGTCCTGGTGCATCCGGCAAAGGATGGCCAGTATTTTTTGCTGGAAGTCGACCTGCCCGGATAACAGGCGCCATTCCTCAGACGTGCCGGGCTTTTCGGGCGTCGTTGTTTCATCAGCGGGAATAATGCCAGGGGGTGTAACCAGCATGGGAATGAAAATTAAGGAGTAAAAATTACGAAATAATGAACAGATATCCACGAAGTGGTATGGCTTTTTATCTGTTCATTATCTTGTCTTTTACGATTTAGCTCCGTTGTTTCATACCGCCTGTTTTAAAGAGGGTGTAGGCCGACTGATAATTAGCAATGGCGTGTTTTAGCAGGGTACTGTCCAGCTGCGCCGGACGTTGTTCATCCTTATGGGAATCCCAGTTGTAACAGGCTACTTTCTGCTGCGGACTTAGCACCAGCAGCTTGCCTGGTTCCAGGTAACCCAGCTTTTGGTACGTGCTGACCATGGCGCGGGGCTGGTAGCTGTTGTCCAGGATGTTTTTACCATACAGGTTGCTGTTATACGACCAGTGCAGCATGCCTAATAAGGTAGGATAGATATCTATCTGGGAACACATCGTGTTGATCTCCTGTGGCGCATATCCCGGCACATTATAAAAGATACAGGGGATATGGTATTTGCTGATTTCGATATCATTTTTACCGGCGCTGCTGGCACAATGATCTGCTACAAAAACAATCACGGTATTGCTAAACCAGGGCTTCTGCCGGATCTTCTGTAAAAACTGTCCGATGGCGTAATCGGTATATTTCACGGCGCCTTCGCGGCAGGTACCGGAAGGGATATTGATTTTTCCTGCCGGATAGGTGAAAGGCCGGTGGTTGGAAGTGGTCATGATGAAATCGTAGAACGGTTTGCCGGCAGCATATTTTTCATCTGCGCTGCGGATTGCCGCATCGTAGATATCTTCATCACATACGCCCCAGGCATTTTCGAAATGTACCGCTTCATCGGGGATGTTGGTCCGGCGGGTGGTGATGGGATCATCTACCAGCTTATGCCGCAGACGGTCCGTAATATCATAGCCGTTGTTGCCGAAGAACCGGTTCATGTTATCGAAGTAACCATCACCTCCATAAAAGAAAGTGCTTTCATAGCCGGCGGCTTCAAAGATGCCGCCTACAGATGTCAGGTTATCATTTTGTTTACGGCGTACGATACTTTGCCCGGGTGTGGGTGGCACCGCCAGGGAGAGGGCTTCCATGCCCCTGACTGTGCGGGTACCGGTAGCATACATATTGGTAAACAGGATCCCGTTTTTGGCGATGCTATCCAGTACCGGTGTGATGTATTGCTGGTTGCCGAAACGGGTCATGAAATCGGCGCTGAAGCTTTCGATCGTGACCATGATCACATTGGGTGTCGACACGGGATGGGTATCAGCGATATGGCGATAGACGCTGTTGCCGTTTTCCAGGTAGTGTGCATCGGGACCGGATAATAAGTTCCGGATATCTGCAAACACGGCGCCTTCGGTGGCCAGCAGGTAGTATTTGTCGTAGGCCAGTTCATTATTCAGGTAAGCCGATACGAAGGAGTAAATACCTGCTTTGGCCAGCTCCTGGCCGTAGCGGTTTTTGCTTTTATCTGCCCATGCATTATTCACCCACAGTACATGCCCGATGGTGAGGGCCAGCAAGCCGGCAAAGATGCCCAGCCGGTGCAGGAAGCCGGTACGGGCGTGGAAGCTGTGGCGGAACACCCCGCGGCGATGTAATAGCCAGGTGAGGAAAGCGGTGAGCAGCAGTACGCCGCCGATCAGTAGTGGCAGCGGGTAGGACTGATGAATATTGCTGATGACCTCATAGGTATAGATGAGATAATCTACCGCAATAAAATCAAATCTGCCGGCATATTCTCCCCAGAACGTGAATTCAGCAAAGAAGGAAAAGATAAGGACCATCGTGGCCAGGAAAAACCCGGTATAGGTAAATACCCGGTTGAATACCGTGTTGTTGAGCCGTTGGGGCAGCAGCAACAGGTATAGGCCGTAGGCGATGGTTAAAAATAAAGCGACCCCGGTATCATAAATGAATCCCTTGCCGTAGAGGGTGAGTATGGCGGGGAAGGTTAATCCTGCCTGTGGAAAGGCCCATATCAAAAGAGCGGTTCTAACGAAAAACGACAGTATAAGGAATAGCGTGATGAAGCCGACCAGTACGGCGTATCGGTTTTTGACAAATCTCATGCGCACAAAAAAATTAGGGGGCAAAATTACGACGTTCTGGTGGCGGGGTAGTAAAAAAGATGAACGGATGGCGTGGCGAAAAGTGGACTTTTGCTGGTGTGTAGTGTGGTGTTGTAAGGCCGTGTGGTATTGGCTTCCGTCATCCTGTTGATGACGGAAGTCGGGTGTGAATCGGTATGAAACCCGGAAGTCTTTTCGGGTTTCCTTATGGATTGGGAAACAGGGTTACCGCTTTTGCATAGATAGAGAGAAACGGTTTTACTTCCGTGATGTTGTTGGGTCGGTAACTGGCTTTGCCGGTGACCCATTCTCTTTTATAGGCGATGCAAAGGTCGGTGGGTGTACGTACATCCATCTCCGTGATGTGGCTGGTGCGGCCGCCTACATAGAGGCCCCGGCGCCGGGTGTTGCCGATGGTGAAATTGACGCTGTCTGCCCAGGTGTGGAAGGCGACAAAAATCCGGGTACGGCGGGTACCATTTTCTTTCTGGACGACGGTGCCGGCAATCAGATCGTCGTAGAGAGCGGGCCATCGGGCGCCATCTGCCTGGATACCGGCGTAGTTGTTATTTACGCCTTTTTTTCCATTACCGGATTCGAGCCGGAAGAAGCAGTAAGCAGCACGTTTAACGGCAACGGAGGCATCGCTGGCCTGGAGGAATGCAATGACAGACTCCATAGGCACGCTGGTCTTCTCATATGGAAGCACCGGCTTTTCGGGATATGCATTATTCATTTACTAACTTTTTGGGATCTACTTAAAGTTAATAAAAAGAAGCTTGCGGGAAGTACGTGTTTTTGTGGATTTTCCGGGGTACGTAAACAGGAGTTTTTCTACTGACGACGGGCAATGTGCAGGGTATTGCCTTGGTAATAATATTGAATGGCGTTCGTGTTTTTGAGGGATGTCATGAAGATCTGCAGGTCTTTGTTTTTATCCATGGCGCCTGTGAAATACTCCGTGGCGAGCGTAGGATCGTCGAATACGACTTGTACATCGAACCAGCGGGGAATCATTTCTATGATATCCTGTAACGGGGCGCGGTGGAAGTTATAGATGCCATTCATCCAGGAGAGGATCACTGTTTTATTGAATTTTCTGACAGCGAATCCGGTGTTGCTGGCGGCGGAAGCTTTTTTCACGACGGCTTCTGTACCCGGCTGGATGACGATATTGTTGTTACCATGGTAGATGGCGACGGCGCCGCTGGTCAGGGAGGTGATGAGCTGACCGGGGCGGTAGGTATTTACATTAAAGGAAGTACCTAACACTTTGATGGTGCCGTTGGGGGTATTGACAATAAACGGGTGATTGGGGTCGCTGACTACATTGAAGAAGGCTTCGCCGTGTACAAATACTGTCCGCTCTTTGCCATGGAAGGCCAGCGGGAATTTCAGGATGGTGGCGGCATTGAGGCGTACCGTACTGCCGTCGGATAAGGTAATGGTATAGTCGCGCTGGGCGGGGATTTTCAATTCGCTGATGATACTGTCGGCCATACCGGTGGGGGTGAGCTGACGGAGATTCATTTCTTTATTGTTGGCATTCAGGATGGTGTGGGCGCTGGTGATGGTTTGCATCACACTGTCTTTAAGGTTAATAACGGCTCCATCTCCCAACTTAAACTGAATAACATTTTGTTTACGAATGACATTAGCATACTGGGAGGAGAGGATGTGTTTCCGGACCTGATATACCCATATGCCGGCGATGGCCACGGCGGCGAAGATACTGGCGGCAGCCAGGTAGCGGGTGTACTTACCGCGGGAGTGTTGTTTTCGTTTATACGTGAGTTCCAGCCAGGTCGCTTCGGGGTCCTGGGCAGCGGCGGAAGGGGAAAGTTGTCCTTCCGTGGCGCTGGCTTCATATACGGCGTGCATGTCGATGGCGTCGTCATTTTGCCGCAGATATGTTTGTAACTCCGCAGCTTCTTCCCGGCTAAGCTGATTCAGGTGCTTTTTTATCAGCAACTGGTCAATATTGGCTTTTTCAAGATCATACATAATCCTGGCAATTTATAAGCTATATGATTTGGAAATTCTCTAAAGTGATGACAGTGAATCATGGTTAATTATGGTGCGTAGTTTTTTAATAGCCCTGGCGAGGTGTGTGCGGAAGGTGTTGATGGTAACACCGGTGGCGATAGCGGCTTCCTGGTGGCTTTTCTGGTCATAGTATACCAGACTGATAGCGGTTCTTTGGGGTAGCGACAGTCCGGCAATTTTTTGTTTCAGGTTGGAAAAGTTTTTCAGGAAGGATTCGTTTTGTTGTTTCTGTAATATATAATGGTCTGCGGCGTTCGGGTCCTGGTCGGAAATGATCAGGGAGATATAGCCATCTTCTTTCTTTTTCTGTGATTTTTTGGAATTGAGGTAAAGGAGGCACCTGCGGTGTACGATGACGAAGAGGAATGATTCCAGTTTGGTATGTACCTGGAGGAATTGTTTTTTCTCCCAGAACTGTATAAAGCATTCCTGTACAATGTCTTTTGCGACCGATTCATCTGTTACCATGCTATAGGCCTTGAAGAACAGTAGCCGGTAGTATTTCATATAGAGTTGCTGAAATGCATCGGGGCATTCATCTATCAGTCTTTGCAGCAGGGGATCGGTTTCACAAGACATAATCGGCTTGGTTGAAGATTTAAGGTTAAAAACGTTAGGGTACTGTCAGGTACTAACGTCAGTAAACGAAGTTTGGTTTTTTTGCCCGCAATTTTTTTGAAATGAACCCTGTTAATTGCGGATTAACAAAAGTTCCTGAGGGGCAATTTAGTAGGTTGTTTAACGATATCTCTTTCCGATTCCGGATTTTATGTTGCATAACAAGCTATTAACAAAAAGCTTAATTAAGCGTTGTCATCTCTTTTGTCGTAATCGCACTCATATACACATTAACTAACAACTGAAACTCGGACAAAAGCATTCAATAACCTCCCATTATAATATGCTAAGTATGAAACAATCTCTATTATTAATCATTTTTACGATCACCCAGCTGATGGCTTTCGGCCAGGCAAAGGATAATAAAAATAATGATAGGGTCACTATTTCGGGTTCCTATACTTTACGCAGGGTATTTGAGATCATCCGTGAACAGACAGGCAGACAGGTTACCTACGCGAACAGTTATATCGATGACCAGGAAGTAGTTACGGTAAAACTCAAGAACAGCACCATCGACGAAGTACTCCAGACGGTGCTGAAAGGAAAAAAGCTGCAATGGGTGTATAATCACAATTATATCACCATCCGGCCTAAAATGGAAAACGCAGGTATCATGAACTTCAATGACATGGCACCTCCCATCGACATCAGTGGTAAAGTGACCACTGACAAAGGCGAGCCATTACCAGGAGCCACGGTCCTGGTATTTGGCACGGAGAAAGGCGCTACCACCAACAACAGCGGTAAGTTCGAACTCGCCAATGTTGCCAATTCCGCCACACTGATTGTTAGTTATACGGGGTTTGACATGCAGTCAGTAAAATTGAATGGCCGGTCACATGTGGATATAAAGCTTAACAAATCTATCCTGGAAATGGCCACGGTGTCCGTGTATTCTTCGGGATACCAGAATATATCGAAGGAACGGGCGACGGGGTCGTATGATTATGTGAGTGAGGAGCAGTTGGATAAAGTCGTCGCAACAGACATTCTTAGCAAGTTAAACGGGATTGCCAGTGGGGTGGTCTTTAATAGTAAGCTGGGCGGGGGAGAGAAGGAGATTGCGATTCGGGGGCGGAGTACCATCTTCGGTAGTGCTACGCCATTGATTGTGGTAGACAATTTTCCCTATGATGGAATGATTGAGAATATCAATCCGAATGATATCGCGAGTATCACAGTGTTGAAGGATGCTGCAGCGGCGTCTATTTGGGGGGTGCGGGCGGGGAATGGGGTGATCGTGATTACGACAAAAAAAGGACGGTTTAATCAGCCCATGCAAATGGAATTGGTGACGAATTTTACGTTGACAGAGAAGCCGGATTTGTATTATAATCCGAGATTTGTGTCTGCGAGTGATTTTATTGATTTAGAAAGGAGTTTATTTAATAAAGGTGTATATGATGCTAAGTTTACAGATCCAAGTTTTCCGGTTATATCCCCTGTTATTAACATGCTTGAAAAAATAAAGAATGGTAGTCTCTCTAAAAGTATTGGTGAACAACGGATAAACGAATTAAGAAATGTAGATTCAAGGAAAGAGTTGCGGGATCAATTTTACCGGAATGGGTTAAGTCAACAATATGCTCTCAATTTGCGTCAGGGAAATAATGTGATGAGTAACTTTTTGTCAGTGGGATATGATAGGGTAGCTAGCAGTCAGAAAGGGCAGGGAAATAACCGGTTCACACTTAATTATCTGACTACTTTTAGTCCGATTAGAAAGCTAGAGTTTACTTTTGGAGTTAACTATATACAATCGGAAAGCTCTACAGATAATACCGTGTCAAGATTGGCTAGGAGCTTATATCCTTATAATCGTTTTACTGACTCAAATGGAAATGAGCTACCGATTGATTTAGATTATCAACCTGATTTTACAGCTTCTGCTCCATCCAAAGGGTTTCTCAACTGGCAATTTTATCCAATGGATGAATTAAAGCAGAAATTGAATGTTAATACAATAAAGAATTTTGATACTCGTATCACGGCAGGTATTAAATACTCTTTTTTTAAGAGATTTAGTATTGATATTAAGGGACAATATGAAAGAGGAGTAAATAATAATCAGAGTTTACATAAGCAGGGTAGTTATTATACAAGAAATTTTATTAATCAATATGCAACTCTAATAAATGATAAAGTAACTAAGTTTAATATCCCATTGGGAGATATCATGGATTACAAGAATAGTGAATTGTTATCTAAAGGTATCCGTGCACAATTGAACTTCAATTACAATGAAAAAAAGCATACCATAATTGCTTTATTGGGAACTGAAGCTAGAGAATCAAAAAATGATAGTCGTACAGGGGTATATTATGGCTACAATGAAAATAATGCCACCTCAGCTATTATTAACCCTTGGCAAATATATCCACGTTATCCAAGAGGTGATGCGGGGACCATTCCATATAATCCTACTATAAATGGAAATATTGATCGGGTACGTTCTTTTTTTGCTAATGCAGCCTATACTTTCAATGCGAAGTATATTTTAACTGTTAGTGGACGTATTGACCAATCGAATTTGTTTGGAGTTAATTCTAATCAAAAATCAGTGCCTTTATGGTCAACCGGTGTGAAATGGAATATTAGCCAAGAGTCATTTTGTCAAATTGCTTGGTTGCCATTGTTGCAGCTTAGATCAACATATGGTTATAATGGTAATTTAAATAGGGCAGTTTCTGCATATACAACAGCAGAGTTTTCTGTTGATACAGATCCTTTGGGTTCGTATGTATATGGCACTATTAATTCTGCGGCTAATCCGGATTTGAGATGGGAAAAAATAGGGATTTTGAATTTAGGAATTGATTTTTCGTTGAAAAATAATGTTATAACCGGATCAATTGAATATTTTACAAAATCTGGTAAAGATATTATAGGTGATACCCCTCTACCTCCTTCAACTGGTTTTATTACGGCTAAGGGGAATTTTTCTAATATGAAAGGAAAAGGGATTGATTTAACTATTAATAGTAATGTCGGTCGTAAAAATTTTTTTTGTAGAACTACTTTAATGATAAGTCATGCTACAGACATCGTAACTAAGTATTCTGGGTCACATGATCAGCCTTACCTAAATGGAACATATATTCCTGTTGTAGAAGGAAGACCAGTGAATAGTATTTATAGTTTTAAATGGGGAGGGTTAAACCCGAAAAATGGTAATCCACAGGGCTATCTTGGCGACACGCTGACGGAGAATTATAGTGCTTTTCAATATTTGCCAATTGAACAATGGGACTATATTGGACCAGCACAACCTGTTTATTCAGGTT
Coding sequences within:
- a CDS encoding SRPBCC family protein, producing the protein MRFVKLLSISAFIFGGLIFLLSLIFPSTAVVERTGVIQAPVDSVYKHINNLREWESWNPWTRPDTTATLVYAANPVGVGAWYSWEGQLNKGKVTITGSDRDKGVHYTMDIQHMRPVKGGIEVKATVDGKATAIFWHMEIKLGLAPWWKLRGFLSDRIYGPSMDQGLTELSRICEKR
- the bioA gene encoding adenosylmethionine--8-amino-7-oxononanoate transaminase; the protein is MQTSSLSARDQEVIWHPYTQMQTAPAPIGIVRGEGALLFDEDNNSYIDATSSWWVNIHGHAHPHIAQQLAAQALQLQHCIFAGYTHPPAVNLAERLLQILPAGQRRVFYSDNGSTAVEVALKMALQYWDNKGLRKQKILAFKNAYHGDTFGAMSVSQRSVFTRVFDDFLFEVHFLDVPTPDNVTDIMAHIEALQTEQIAAFIFEPLLQGAGGMIMYDRAGFEQLLQYCRAKDILLIADEVMTGFGRTGTNFAMEQVSVQPDMICLSKGLTGGSMALGITTCTAAIYDAFLSNDKLKTLFHGHSFTANPLACSVALASLDLFTDPACKTNRTRINGLHTRFLETLQASPLIKNARLLGTILAFEITTPNADGYTNNLADELHRFFKARRIMLRPLGNTLYILPPYCITDEQLEQVYDSIRTLLVQLQTS
- a CDS encoding ATP-binding protein, which codes for MLVTPPGIIPADETTTPEKPGTSEEWRLLSGQVDFQQKILAILCRMHQDFDACQHIQAAFEHCLADILALTNSSIGIFGEVVREHHLLPYLRTLAITPATGQATTPPYTLLQTPVLQLTELHPLFGQVILSGEAQINNEPVTDTRHGGLPPDHPPIQTLLGLPITYQQQLTGMIGIANRPGGYPPEMIAGLQPLLQTWGIFLHTRQKEQEQRKMERLNTQLTQELDALISTLDDIVFEMDENKCFTKVWCNQESLLFRPKEQVIGQPISAVMGEHAQAFNRLADAVLLSGAPQEYEYPDIRQNIAQWYGLKMSLIKGKPSSPKRLLLLIRNITERKRKDNKLLQTQSEYLRANNLLNISQQMGKMGGWEFNINTGELYWTDEVYALREVPRHFPITFDSSASFYHPDDRPRFILARKKLLEEEMEYDLELRQISAKGKRSWVRTLGQPVYNSLGKLTHFRGIIMDISFKKLTELELLDAKDSAEKAARARSEFLSVMSHEIRTPLNAIVGISGLLAESRQPEHAEAIHSLQFSAHHLLGLINDILDFSKIETGKVELENIPFNPHALLDDIARNYQPLAKAKNIKLYTAIDRELPEQLLGDPVRLAQMVSNLVNNAIKFTYEGSVSLEAHLEGYLGGKCRICFLIKDTGIGIAPHMHEKIFDTFVQEDAATTRHHGGTGLGLAITRKLVELHKGHIFLESQKGAGATFRFTIGFSMPEQQHVLYDPTNDLEPDFLEGMQLLIVEDNAINIKVLQLQLKKSGATLTIATNGKQALQKMLEQSFDGIILDLHMPEMNGYETIPHIKIMQPHAFIIVLTADIMPEVSERLAALQVKDMLPKPYAAEDLYKVLLKYSR
- a CDS encoding FecR family protein gives rise to the protein MYDLEKANIDQLLIKKHLNQLSREEAAELQTYLRQNDDAIDMHAVYEASATEGQLSPSAAAQDPEATWLELTYKRKQHSRGKYTRYLAAASIFAAVAIAGIWVYQVRKHILSSQYANVIRKQNVIQFKLGDGAVINLKDSVMQTITSAHTILNANNKEMNLRQLTPTGMADSIISELKIPAQRDYTITLSDGSTVRLNAATILKFPLAFHGKERTVFVHGEAFFNVVSDPNHPFIVNTPNGTIKVLGTSFNVNTYRPGQLITSLTSGAVAIYHGNNNIVIQPGTEAVVKKASAASNTGFAVRKFNKTVILSWMNGIYNFHRAPLQDIIEMIPRWFDVQVVFDDPTLATEYFTGAMDKNKDLQIFMTSLKNTNAIQYYYQGNTLHIARRQ
- a CDS encoding LTA synthase family protein; translated protein: MRFVKNRYAVLVGFITLFLILSFFVRTALLIWAFPQAGLTFPAILTLYGKGFIYDTGVALFLTIAYGLYLLLLPQRLNNTVFNRVFTYTGFFLATMVLIFSFFAEFTFWGEYAGRFDFIAVDYLIYTYEVISNIHQSYPLPLLIGGVLLLTAFLTWLLHRRGVFRHSFHARTGFLHRLGIFAGLLALTIGHVLWVNNAWADKSKNRYGQELAKAGIYSFVSAYLNNELAYDKYYLLATEGAVFADIRNLLSGPDAHYLENGNSVYRHIADTHPVSTPNVIMVTIESFSADFMTRFGNQQYITPVLDSIAKNGILFTNMYATGTRTVRGMEALSLAVPPTPGQSIVRRKQNDNLTSVGGIFEAAGYESTFFYGGDGYFDNMNRFFGNNGYDITDRLRHKLVDDPITTRRTNIPDEAVHFENAWGVCDEDIYDAAIRSADEKYAAGKPFYDFIMTTSNHRPFTYPAGKINIPSGTCREGAVKYTDYAIGQFLQKIRQKPWFSNTVIVFVADHCASSAGKNDIEISKYHIPCIFYNVPGYAPQEINTMCSQIDIYPTLLGMLHWSYNSNLYGKNILDNSYQPRAMVSTYQKLGYLEPGKLLVLSPQQKVACYNWDSHKDEQRPAQLDSTLLKHAIANYQSAYTLFKTGGMKQRS
- a CDS encoding DUF2911 domain-containing protein is translated as MKRFLLAMLFLAFAGLGFAQEKAPKSPRVTVENKAVKISYGQPSKRGRVIFGTLESFGKVWRTGANEATEITFNKDVVFGGKPVKAGTYTLFTIPDPKTWTVILNTSHGLWGAYDYDKVKDKDVVNIQVPREALSKPVEKLTFTLPANAVVFEWDDTKFTVPVK